In the Sorghum bicolor cultivar BTx623 chromosome 4, Sorghum_bicolor_NCBIv3, whole genome shotgun sequence genome, CGAGACCTCCTCCCCACAGTGCCACCGATCTTCACTCCACCGTGCTTTGCCTCCGGTCAACTTCAGCTTCCCCATCAGACCCTCCACGCCTTCCAACATCACCATGTCAGCAGATCGACCACAGCAGCAAGACTGTAACTGATGCCGGCTCTGCCAAGGGAGAAGGAGAGCACGACATCGTCTAGCCGGATGGGCCAAGGAGAAGCGTGCGTGAAAGGCATCCTAGTACCCATGTTTAGGGACCGGAATGGGAGTTAGCCCACGTGAGTAGAGAGGATCAACATTGACAACAGTTTTGTAACAACTATTCCCCAAGCACTCATCTGCTCTAATCAAACTCCTCTGATGTATATTCGTGCTTGCTTGCTACCTGTTTTACTTCTATCCTACCATCTTTGCATCCTGCTTACATCTGGTATCAGACTTCTTCGATTCTACTTCTCTACTATCTCTGATTTTCTCCGACTCATCGATAGCTCGCAACTGCTTTGGGTTGTTGAGATTGGCGTCGAATTTCTTCGATCCGATTTTTGTGTTTCCCAATCTTGTGACTTATACAGTTATACTACCCGCAACTGGTTCCATGAAGCACTCATCGGCAGACAGGATTTTTGGGTTTCTGTCTTCCATTTCGAGCCTTATGTCAGGGGAGTTGGCGAGAACAATCGACTGCACGACCTGTGACCAGTGCCGGCCCTGAGGTTTTAGGGGCCCAGGGCGAAGCCGAGATTTAGAGGCCCCTAATATACACATGGATGAAACACCTTTTTTAGAGAAAAAGATAGAGGGACAAAGTTTTAAGTCTCTACCATTtgaaaatggaaaaatggtacaAAGTGAAtgaactaaatttatatagagAGTGTTAAAGATAAATGCTTAGGTACAATGCATATAAAAACTTTGGAGatattttatacaaaatattaaaACTAATAAATAAAGAAGTAGGTTAAGCCTTGTCATATTCATAtgcgcttggaggaggtaagATAGTGAAGAAATCTAGCAAATTGCTCAAGCTTTCATGTCTTACTTAATAGAAGATGAAGAAAGCAAGTTAGCAGCGTAATGTACTGTCTCTGAAGAATAATATACATATTTTTCTTGAGCAAATAAAGCATAATATGTATAACTAAACCTAAACTATTATATGCTGGAGCCATAAGGGGCCCACCAGACAGCTCAAGAACGAAGTATTGTGAGAACCGAGAAGTAAATACATACAAGTACATGCATATACTCATGTGTGATAGATAATTTGGCACAATATACGTGCTAGTATAAAGTGAGCTGCATTTGTTAATCCTGCTGGCTAGCAAGTAGCAAGATGCAACGCCGGCATACATATAATGGTATACCTACGATGGGGCCCCTACGATGGGGCCCCACGGGATTGGAGGCCCAGGGCGGCCGCCCCGTCCGCCCGCCCTCAGGGCCAGCGCTGCCTGTGACAGAGCTCGGAGTTCATCCACATACAACCTGGTTTGTGAGTCGAGCTTGGAGAAGGGGGGTACGGCCAGCGGCCAGCGCTTCATGGATGGAATCCTGTCTGCCGGCGAAATGACTGCACAGGGCAGTGAAGGTAGCTGCTAGTAGCCCTGAGTACTATTCGTTGATTTAATATTATTTGAGAAAAACACTATTGAATGAATGATAGATACGGTTGATAAACTCAAACAAACATACTGAATATAGCTTCCTACCATGTGTCGATAGACGTACCGGAAGCTTACTGCGGTATTTGTTGGTGATTACACATTGTGTTGATGTCCCGTTGGGATAGACCGGGAAAGGCCATGAGCAGCCTGCCCTGTGTGTTGTCCGTGTGGACCATAGAAGCAACAAAATGATCTCTTATGCTATACACTACTTCATATATATGTTTCAaatcaaaataaataaacataTGGTATTAGAGAAGTCAACCAATTAATCTTAAAtttcattaaatatatataaaatactaATGTTTATAATGTTAAATAAGCATCATTTTAATTAATCatattatattatttttatgcTAAACTTATTTAAAGCTATAAATATCCGCTAAACATAAGATTAATTAGTTGACTCTTTAGAATCTGGGATGCACATATATTGAGGCGAAGGAGTTGGCAGCTGCGGACAGCCAAGAGATTACTCGTCTCTGACAGTATAGATGCCTATTTGCCGTCTCTCTCCTACAGGACACCACGTGTATTCACGTTTCATGGATTCTGTATGCTTTGAAATCTTTTAGTTTTTTCCCCTTGCTCATATCGGGATGGAGATCGCGCGTGTATTTATTTATGCAACGTAATCTTACTATAAGTGTTTACACGTACTTCTACATTGACCTGCAGGTGGGTTATTACTCAACTCGGTGTTTATAGTCTTCTTTtcacagctagctagctagcattaTCATGTTCAAATATTATTAGCAAAATTATTATACACCTCTGTTACAAATTACAAATTATTCTGACTTTTGTAGATGCACAGTTTTATATATTTAGACACATATTATATACTATGTGGGTAACAAAAGctatatatttagaaaaaaaatagaacgATCGATAGCATATGTTTAAATACGGTAAATCTCCTTAATACAATACACTTGAAATCGTGTTCTAGAAAACAAATAAATacaataaggtcttgtttagtttccaaaccaaaaagttttcactcGTCACATTGAATGTTTCGACGTacacataaagtattaaatataaataaaaaaaataaaataattacatagtttagttAAAAATcagagatgaatattttaagcctagttagtctttgattagtcttaagtgctatAGTAACCTACCTGtgttaatgacagattaattaggtttaataaattcgtctctcATTTCCAGCCAAgttatgtaattttttttaatatccTTCCAATATCATGCGAAACAGAATAGTGTTTTTTTTCAAGGAGATGCTGTCGGTGCTAGGCGGTTGTAAGGGCATCCGCAATGGTGTTTAaatcgctagctatttgatctctagGAAGAATATTATTGGTTCTCAATAGCAATTTGCAAATAGCTAGCTTaagaagtcgctagctattagaAAGTCACTAGCTATTGTGGAGAGCATTGTGAGAGAGTTATTTCTAGAAGATTGTGCTAGATTAGCAATTtatgagtcgctagctattaggaagtcgctagctatttgatctctctcctcgatagccaatgaaagtgctacttttttattatttttatacatcatctcgctagctatttgtaaaGTGTTGTTGAGAGCCAATAGAATTCCTcctagctagctatttgataacCATTGCGGATGACCTAAGTTTGCCGGAGAGAGACATAGATGGCACATTGATCGATGCTGCCATGTGGATTCTGAGTTCTGGCAGGAGATGCCTACGTCCCACGGGATACcacacgttccatgcaaattctCATTATTACCAAAGATTCTCAGTGATTTGAGATTTTAAATTAGTATTCTCCCTGATATCAGCATGCATGGAGATAGTGCGTATCCATCTAATGTGATTTCATGGTTGTTGACAAATAATATCAGCATGGAGAATGATGCCATGGGCGGTCTACAAATAGCTTGCTCTCCATGTCATCTTTACAAAACCAGCTTATACAACTGCCTCTCTCAAGCTCCTCGTATCAAATTAAAGCAGTAGCCATAACTATCGTGTGTGTCTAGAAATAGCTTGCTCTGCATCTCATCTTTACAAAACCAGCTCATCCAGCCTCTCTCAAGCTCCTCAGATCGGCTCGGCACCCATGAATATGATCCCTACCCCCACCAGCGATGAACTTCTCCAAGCTCATGCCGAGCTTTGGTGCCACAGCTTCGCCTACCTCAAGTCCATGGCGCTGCAAAGTGCCATCAAGCTCGGTATCCCCACCGCCATCCATCGCTGTGGTGGTGCCGCCTCCCTATCTGACCTACATGCATCTCTCCCTGTCCCTCCAAGCAAATGGCCATGCATGTCTCGCCTCATGAAGCTCTTAGCCGTCTCAGGAATATTCAAAGAGGACAAGCCAGACATGTACTGCCTCACCCCAGTGTCACGCCTCCTCGTGGAGGAGGACATCgacgatggtggtggtggtggtggtggtggcacgGCATGCCAGTCACAGTTCACGGTCATGGTCACTTCACCGTTCCATTCTGCTGCATCTCAATGCCTCCCCGAGTGGCTGCAGAGTGACGACGACCATGCCGTGGCGGAGACGCCGTTCATGATGGCGCATGGGGCGACATTCTATGGAGTTAGGGGCCGCGACTTGGAGTTCGGTGCGTTGTTCAATGAGGCGATGGCCGCCGATAGCCGCTTCGTGGCGGAGATCCTCACACGCCAGTGCGGCGAAATGTTTGCGGGGGTAACGTCTCTGGTCGATGTTGGAGGCGGGGACGGGACGACGGCCAAGGCCATTGCAAAGGCCTTCCCGCATGTGAGGTGTTCGGTGCTGGAGCTTCCTCAGGTGGTAGACAAGGTGCATGTTCATGGTATGGTGGAGTTTGTTGCAGGTGACATGATGAAGTTCGTCCCTCCGGCTGATGTTGTGTTACTTAAGGTATTCAATAGTTACTACTTCCTCAGTTCTAAAATAAAGTGTAGTTCTTTCTTTCCAAGGATCCAAACAATTTTAACTTTGATCAAATAATATATATGAAAGTATTcatatttataataataattagtatcattagatatatTACTAAATTTATTATTTACTCCCCACGTCTTAAAATAATATTACTATTATTTcctataaatatatatagttAAGCTTGACAAAGTTTGACCGGCACGAATACCATAGGGTTCACTTATTTTAGGATGAAAGGAGTATATCAGTTTTATTTACCTCATTTCATTTTTCAAGACGTGCACGTGGTTATTTATCATATTTGTGTTGTGTATATATAGGTTTATGACTTTatatgttgatgttatctttatCACAATTATTAATTGGTGAACTCATGAGATTGGCAAACTATCTTATTACAGTTTGTGCTGCATAATTGGAGTGACGAGGATTGTGTTAAAATCTTAAAACAAGCAATGTTAGCTATTTCTACTCGAGAACCAAAAGGAAAGGTGGTAATCATAGATACGGTGGCAAGCTCGGTGTCCAAACAGTCACTTGAAGCCCAACTTTTGATGGATCTATGCATGA is a window encoding:
- the LOC8071649 gene encoding flavonoid O-methyltransferase-like protein Os11g0303600, with translation MNMIPTPTSDELLQAHAELWCHSFAYLKSMALQSAIKLGIPTAIHRCGGAASLSDLHASLPVPPSKWPCMSRLMKLLAVSGIFKEDKPDMYCLTPVSRLLVEEDIDDGGGGGGGGTACQSQFTVMVTSPFHSAASQCLPEWLQSDDDHAVAETPFMMAHGATFYGVRGRDLEFGALFNEAMAADSRFVAEILTRQCGEMFAGVTSLVDVGGGDGTTAKAIAKAFPHVRCSVLELPQVVDKVHVHGMVEFVAGDMMKFVPPADVVLLKFVLHNWSDEDCVKILKQAMLAISTREPKGKVVIIDTVASSVSKQSLEAQLLMDLCMMMLTTGEERDEKKWNKLFLEAAFSGCKISHIFGSRSLIEVYP